Proteins from a genomic interval of Polaribacter sejongensis:
- a CDS encoding ACP phosphodiesterase, whose amino-acid sequence MNFLAHLYLSQNNTNIMIGNFIADHIRGNNYLSFSKEIQQGIFLHREIDTFTDAHEVVRKSKRRLHERYRHYDGVIIDIFYDYFLAKNWANYSDVPLETYTKNVYDLFSSISDDLPVKSQNFIKYMIEYNILFNYQYKDGIAKVLNGMNTRTKGKSQMNLAIEDLVLLEDELQEDFTLFFKDLIAHTNQKFIELTSVSDTNEIQE is encoded by the coding sequence ATGAATTTCCTAGCCCATTTATATTTATCACAAAACAACACCAATATTATGATTGGTAATTTTATTGCCGACCATATTAGAGGGAATAATTATTTGAGCTTTTCTAAAGAAATTCAGCAAGGAATTTTCTTACACAGAGAAATTGATACGTTTACAGATGCTCACGAAGTTGTAAGAAAAAGTAAAAGACGTTTACACGAACGCTACAGACATTACGATGGCGTAATTATCGATATTTTTTATGATTATTTCTTAGCAAAAAATTGGGCGAATTATTCAGACGTTCCTTTAGAAACATATACTAAAAACGTTTATGATTTATTTAGTAGTATTTCAGACGATTTACCTGTAAAGTCTCAAAACTTTATTAAGTATATGATTGAATATAATATTTTGTTCAATTATCAATATAAAGACGGAATTGCAAAGGTTTTAAACGGAATGAATACCAGAACCAAAGGAAAATCTCAAATGAATTTAGCTATCGAAGATTTAGTACTTTTAGAGGATGAACTTCAAGAAGATTTTACTTTATTTTTTAAAGATTTAATTGCACATACAAATCAGAAATTTATAGAACTGACTAGCGTTTCTGATACCAATGAAATTCAAGAGTAA